One Amaranthus tricolor cultivar Red isolate AtriRed21 chromosome 1, ASM2621246v1, whole genome shotgun sequence DNA window includes the following coding sequences:
- the LOC130826210 gene encoding early nodulin-75-like isoform X2: MVHELKRPQITEIHVRMDCNGCVHKIKKALNGINGIYDLYIDFPHQKLTVIGWADPERIIKAIKKVRKVATICSHTEAPDPNSQPTEPQPPDGSAQSSEGGAQPPPEGGPPPQDAGNTQPTEPPKSDEAPPPPQEQSGDQAQPQAQPQQPETSQAQNPQPESNPPPEHQQSQQANPHNPPPEEVHVVHHHAPDYGYRYGYNNGYGYNSYGGHWTNHPGPSYRPEPHPQPIYHEPPPQHVYHERPRPIYHEPPPHPVYHEPPPRPIYHEPPPRTVYHEPPPPQNVYATHSYNMYRPSPSITEYQYVQPPPQYTNYGMNRMDPYNMDPYRNGSHNNGNVTSIFSDENPNACTIA; this comes from the exons ATGGTTCATGAATTGAAG AGACCTCAAATCACAGAGATACATGTCCGTATGGACTGTAATGGGTGTGTGCACAAGATCAAAAAGGCGCTCAATGGTATCAATG GGATATATGATCTCTACATTGATTTTCCTCATCAGAAATTGACAGTAATTGGATGGGCAGACCCTGAAAGAATTATCAAAGCTATAAAGAAGGTCAGAAAAGTTGCTACAATCTGTTCTCACACAGAAGCACCAGACCCTAATTCGCAACCAACCGAACCACAACCACCAGATGGTTCAGCCCAATCATCGGAGGGAGGAGCGCAACCACCACCGGAAGGAGGCCCCCCACCTCAAGATGCAGGGAACACTCAACCAACCGAGCCTCCCAAATCAGACGAAGCACCCCCACCACCACAAGAGCAATCAGGAGATCAAGCCCAACCCCAAGCCCAACCACAACAACCTGAAACTTCACAGGCTCAAAATCCACAACCCGAGTCAAATCCTCCACCAGAGCATCAACAAAGCCAGCAAGCCAACCCTCACAATCCACCACCTGAGGAGGTCCATGTAGTTCACCACCACGCACCCGACTATGGATATCGATATGGTTACAATAATGGATATGGATACAATTCTTATGGGGGACACTGGACAAACCATCCGGGTCCAAGTTATAGACCCGAACCACATCCACAACCAATTTATCACGAGCCACCACCTCAACACGTCTATCACGAACGTCCTAGGCCCATTTATCATGAGCCACCACCTCATCCTGTTTATCATGAACCACCACCTCGCCCCATCTATCATGAGCCACCACCTAGAACAGTTTATCATGAACCACCGCCACCTCAAAATGTTTATGCAACTCACAGTTATAACATGTATAGGCCATCACCTTCCATCACAGAATACCAATACGTACAACCACCACCACAATACACAAATTACGGTATGAACAGAATGGATCCGTACAATATGGATCCATATCGAAATGGAAGTCATAATAATGGGAATGTTACTTCTATCTTCAGTGATGAGAATCCAAATGCATGTACAATAGCATAG
- the LOC130826210 gene encoding early nodulin-75-like isoform X4, producing the protein MSVWTVMGVCTRSKRRSMVSMVNRIYDLYIDFPHQKLTVIGWADPERIIKAIKKVRKVATICSHTEAPDPNSQPTEPQPPDGSAQSSEGGAQPPPEGGPPPQDAGNTQPTEPPKSDEAPPPPQEQSGDQAQPQAQPQQPETSQAQNPQPESNPPPEHQQSQQANPHNPPPEEVHVVHHHAPDYGYRYGYNNGYGYNSYGGHWTNHPGPSYRPEPHPQPIYHEPPPQHVYHERPRPIYHEPPPHPVYHEPPPRPIYHEPPPRTVYHEPPPPQNVYATHSYNMYRPSPSITEYQYVQPPPQYTNYGMNRMDPYNMDPYRNGSHNNGNVTSIFSDENPNACTIA; encoded by the exons ATGTCCGTATGGACTGTAATGGGTGTGTGCACAAGATCAAAAAGGCGCTCAATGGTATCAATGGTAAATA GGATATATGATCTCTACATTGATTTTCCTCATCAGAAATTGACAGTAATTGGATGGGCAGACCCTGAAAGAATTATCAAAGCTATAAAGAAGGTCAGAAAAGTTGCTACAATCTGTTCTCACACAGAAGCACCAGACCCTAATTCGCAACCAACCGAACCACAACCACCAGATGGTTCAGCCCAATCATCGGAGGGAGGAGCGCAACCACCACCGGAAGGAGGCCCCCCACCTCAAGATGCAGGGAACACTCAACCAACCGAGCCTCCCAAATCAGACGAAGCACCCCCACCACCACAAGAGCAATCAGGAGATCAAGCCCAACCCCAAGCCCAACCACAACAACCTGAAACTTCACAGGCTCAAAATCCACAACCCGAGTCAAATCCTCCACCAGAGCATCAACAAAGCCAGCAAGCCAACCCTCACAATCCACCACCTGAGGAGGTCCATGTAGTTCACCACCACGCACCCGACTATGGATATCGATATGGTTACAATAATGGATATGGATACAATTCTTATGGGGGACACTGGACAAACCATCCGGGTCCAAGTTATAGACCCGAACCACATCCACAACCAATTTATCACGAGCCACCACCTCAACACGTCTATCACGAACGTCCTAGGCCCATTTATCATGAGCCACCACCTCATCCTGTTTATCATGAACCACCACCTCGCCCCATCTATCATGAGCCACCACCTAGAACAGTTTATCATGAACCACCGCCACCTCAAAATGTTTATGCAACTCACAGTTATAACATGTATAGGCCATCACCTTCCATCACAGAATACCAATACGTACAACCACCACCACAATACACAAATTACGGTATGAACAGAATGGATCCGTACAATATGGATCCATATCGAAATGGAAGTCATAATAATGGGAATGTTACTTCTATCTTCAGTGATGAGAATCCAAATGCATGTACAATAGCATAG
- the LOC130826210 gene encoding early nodulin-75-like isoform X3, with the protein MQRPQITEIHVRMDCNGCVHKIKKALNGINGIYDLYIDFPHQKLTVIGWADPERIIKAIKKVRKVATICSHTEAPDPNSQPTEPQPPDGSAQSSEGGAQPPPEGGPPPQDAGNTQPTEPPKSDEAPPPPQEQSGDQAQPQAQPQQPETSQAQNPQPESNPPPEHQQSQQANPHNPPPEEVHVVHHHAPDYGYRYGYNNGYGYNSYGGHWTNHPGPSYRPEPHPQPIYHEPPPQHVYHERPRPIYHEPPPHPVYHEPPPRPIYHEPPPRTVYHEPPPPQNVYATHSYNMYRPSPSITEYQYVQPPPQYTNYGMNRMDPYNMDPYRNGSHNNGNVTSIFSDENPNACTIA; encoded by the exons ATGCAGAGACCTCAAATCACAGAGATACATGTCCGTATGGACTGTAATGGGTGTGTGCACAAGATCAAAAAGGCGCTCAATGGTATCAATG GGATATATGATCTCTACATTGATTTTCCTCATCAGAAATTGACAGTAATTGGATGGGCAGACCCTGAAAGAATTATCAAAGCTATAAAGAAGGTCAGAAAAGTTGCTACAATCTGTTCTCACACAGAAGCACCAGACCCTAATTCGCAACCAACCGAACCACAACCACCAGATGGTTCAGCCCAATCATCGGAGGGAGGAGCGCAACCACCACCGGAAGGAGGCCCCCCACCTCAAGATGCAGGGAACACTCAACCAACCGAGCCTCCCAAATCAGACGAAGCACCCCCACCACCACAAGAGCAATCAGGAGATCAAGCCCAACCCCAAGCCCAACCACAACAACCTGAAACTTCACAGGCTCAAAATCCACAACCCGAGTCAAATCCTCCACCAGAGCATCAACAAAGCCAGCAAGCCAACCCTCACAATCCACCACCTGAGGAGGTCCATGTAGTTCACCACCACGCACCCGACTATGGATATCGATATGGTTACAATAATGGATATGGATACAATTCTTATGGGGGACACTGGACAAACCATCCGGGTCCAAGTTATAGACCCGAACCACATCCACAACCAATTTATCACGAGCCACCACCTCAACACGTCTATCACGAACGTCCTAGGCCCATTTATCATGAGCCACCACCTCATCCTGTTTATCATGAACCACCACCTCGCCCCATCTATCATGAGCCACCACCTAGAACAGTTTATCATGAACCACCGCCACCTCAAAATGTTTATGCAACTCACAGTTATAACATGTATAGGCCATCACCTTCCATCACAGAATACCAATACGTACAACCACCACCACAATACACAAATTACGGTATGAACAGAATGGATCCGTACAATATGGATCCATATCGAAATGGAAGTCATAATAATGGGAATGTTACTTCTATCTTCAGTGATGAGAATCCAAATGCATGTACAATAGCATAG
- the LOC130826210 gene encoding early nodulin-75-like isoform X1, with protein sequence MATYSTFCFPAKIMQRPQITEIHVRMDCNGCVHKIKKALNGINGIYDLYIDFPHQKLTVIGWADPERIIKAIKKVRKVATICSHTEAPDPNSQPTEPQPPDGSAQSSEGGAQPPPEGGPPPQDAGNTQPTEPPKSDEAPPPPQEQSGDQAQPQAQPQQPETSQAQNPQPESNPPPEHQQSQQANPHNPPPEEVHVVHHHAPDYGYRYGYNNGYGYNSYGGHWTNHPGPSYRPEPHPQPIYHEPPPQHVYHERPRPIYHEPPPHPVYHEPPPRPIYHEPPPRTVYHEPPPPQNVYATHSYNMYRPSPSITEYQYVQPPPQYTNYGMNRMDPYNMDPYRNGSHNNGNVTSIFSDENPNACTIA encoded by the exons ATGGCTACATATTCAACATTTTG TTTTCCTGCCAAAATAATGCAGAGACCTCAAATCACAGAGATACATGTCCGTATGGACTGTAATGGGTGTGTGCACAAGATCAAAAAGGCGCTCAATGGTATCAATG GGATATATGATCTCTACATTGATTTTCCTCATCAGAAATTGACAGTAATTGGATGGGCAGACCCTGAAAGAATTATCAAAGCTATAAAGAAGGTCAGAAAAGTTGCTACAATCTGTTCTCACACAGAAGCACCAGACCCTAATTCGCAACCAACCGAACCACAACCACCAGATGGTTCAGCCCAATCATCGGAGGGAGGAGCGCAACCACCACCGGAAGGAGGCCCCCCACCTCAAGATGCAGGGAACACTCAACCAACCGAGCCTCCCAAATCAGACGAAGCACCCCCACCACCACAAGAGCAATCAGGAGATCAAGCCCAACCCCAAGCCCAACCACAACAACCTGAAACTTCACAGGCTCAAAATCCACAACCCGAGTCAAATCCTCCACCAGAGCATCAACAAAGCCAGCAAGCCAACCCTCACAATCCACCACCTGAGGAGGTCCATGTAGTTCACCACCACGCACCCGACTATGGATATCGATATGGTTACAATAATGGATATGGATACAATTCTTATGGGGGACACTGGACAAACCATCCGGGTCCAAGTTATAGACCCGAACCACATCCACAACCAATTTATCACGAGCCACCACCTCAACACGTCTATCACGAACGTCCTAGGCCCATTTATCATGAGCCACCACCTCATCCTGTTTATCATGAACCACCACCTCGCCCCATCTATCATGAGCCACCACCTAGAACAGTTTATCATGAACCACCGCCACCTCAAAATGTTTATGCAACTCACAGTTATAACATGTATAGGCCATCACCTTCCATCACAGAATACCAATACGTACAACCACCACCACAATACACAAATTACGGTATGAACAGAATGGATCCGTACAATATGGATCCATATCGAAATGGAAGTCATAATAATGGGAATGTTACTTCTATCTTCAGTGATGAGAATCCAAATGCATGTACAATAGCATAG
- the LOC130826233 gene encoding uncharacterized protein LOC130826233: protein MKLIQFLSGINPAYDQVKTNILSTDPLPNINKVYHILQSVERKHQNNLYTSHSNEIGAFAAHQFKPDNSAGMRKDSKKTKFERVCEHCKGKGHTIDQCFKLIGYPEWYANKKFKSVSRTTANVQVDNSSILGSVPCSGSSGKMSSPVIDPQMLSVVCKEVIKCMNQSSISTDPLTSSYTNVNSAGPYN, encoded by the exons ATGAAGTTAATTCAATTTCTTTCCGGTATCAACCCAGCCTATGATCAAGTTAAGACAAACATTCTTAGTACTGATCCTTTACCTAACATCAATAAAGTATATCACATTTTACAATCTGTTGAGAGAAAACATCAGAATAACCTTTATACAAGTCATTCCAATGAAATTGGTGCTTTTGCTGCTCATCAATTCAAACCTGATAATTCTGCTGGTATGAGGAAGGATTCCAagaaaactaagtttgaaagaGTATGTGAGCATTGTAAAGGCAAAGGTCACACGATTGATCAATGTTTCAAGCTTATAGGCTATCCTGAGTGGTATGCAAACAAGAAATTTAAATCTGTTTCTAGAACAACTGCAAATGTTCAAGTTGATAATTCTTCCATTCTTGGGTCTGTTCCTTGTTCTGGTTCCTCTGGAAAGATGTCTTCTCCTGTTATTGATCCTCAAATGCTATCTGTTGTATGCAAGGAAGTTATTAAATGCATGAATCAATCTTCTATATCTACTGATCCTCTTACTTCTTCCTATACAAATGTGAACTCTGcag GACCTTACAACTAA